The following are encoded together in the Tatumella ptyseos genome:
- the argH gene encoding argininosuccinate lyase — protein sequence MALWGGRFTQAADQRFKHFNDSLRFDYRLAEQDITGSVAWSKALVTVNVLTHEEQQRLEQALAELLAEVRDNPMQILESDAEDIHSWVEGKLIDKVGDLGKKLHTGRSRNDQVATDLKLWCKFQVNELITAVRAVQGALVETAAAHQDVVMPGYTHLQRAQPITFAHWCLAYTEMLARDQSRLEDALKRLDVSPLGCGALAGTAYPIDREQLAEWLGFSSATRNSLDSVSDRDHALELMGHASISMMHLSRFAEDMIFFNSGEAGFIELSDKVTSGSSLMPQKKNPDALELIRGKCGRVQGALTGMMMTLKGLPLAYNKDMQEDKEGLFDALDTWLECLHMSCLVLEDIQLNSARCKEAAEQGYANSTELADYLVAKGVPFREAHHIVGEVVVAAIKQGIPLEQLSLEHFKQFSDTIEEDVYPLLSLQSCLDKRNAKGGVAREQVTYAIEQARARLA from the coding sequence ATGGCATTGTGGGGCGGACGGTTCACCCAGGCAGCCGATCAACGGTTCAAACATTTCAACGACTCATTACGTTTTGACTATAGATTGGCTGAGCAAGATATTACTGGCTCGGTGGCATGGTCAAAAGCCTTAGTTACCGTCAATGTTTTGACTCATGAAGAGCAACAACGTCTGGAGCAAGCTTTAGCTGAATTATTGGCCGAAGTACGCGATAACCCAATGCAGATTCTGGAAAGCGATGCAGAAGATATCCATAGTTGGGTCGAAGGTAAACTTATCGACAAGGTCGGGGATTTAGGGAAAAAACTCCACACTGGCCGGAGTCGTAACGATCAAGTCGCAACCGATTTAAAGTTATGGTGTAAATTCCAAGTCAACGAATTAATTACTGCGGTGCGTGCGGTACAAGGTGCACTGGTCGAGACTGCTGCAGCCCACCAAGACGTAGTAATGCCAGGTTATACCCATTTACAACGCGCTCAACCTATCACTTTTGCGCACTGGTGTTTAGCTTATACCGAGATGTTAGCGCGTGATCAAAGTCGTTTAGAAGATGCGTTGAAGCGCCTTGATGTTAGCCCTTTAGGTTGTGGCGCCCTAGCTGGAACTGCATACCCTATTGATCGTGAACAACTTGCTGAGTGGTTAGGCTTCTCTAGTGCTACCCGTAATAGTCTTGATTCAGTTTCGGACCGTGACCATGCATTGGAATTAATGGGCCATGCTTCAATTAGTATGATGCATCTTTCACGCTTCGCTGAAGATATGATTTTCTTCAACTCAGGTGAGGCGGGGTTCATCGAACTTTCGGATAAAGTCACCTCTGGTTCATCTTTAATGCCGCAGAAGAAAAACCCTGACGCGTTAGAGCTGATTCGTGGCAAGTGTGGCCGCGTACAGGGTGCTTTGACCGGTATGATGATGACGCTTAAAGGATTACCTCTTGCTTACAACAAAGATATGCAAGAAGACAAAGAAGGGCTATTTGACGCGTTAGATACTTGGTTAGAGTGTCTGCATATGAGCTGTTTGGTATTGGAAGATATTCAGCTTAATTCCGCTCGCTGCAAAGAAGCGGCAGAACAAGGCTATGCTAACTCCACTGAATTGGCCGATTACCTCGTTGCTAAAGGTGTTCCCTTCCGTGAAGCTCACCATATTGTCGGTGAGGTTGTGGTGGCAGCGATTAAACAAGGTATACCTTTGGAACAATTATCTTTGGAACATTTCAAGCAATTTAGCGATACGATTGAGGAAGACGTTTATCCACTATTATCGCTTCAGTCTTGCCTAGATAAGCGTAATGCCAAAGGCGGCGTAGCACGCGAGCAAGTTACCTATGCGATTGAGCAAGCACGGGCGCGTTTAGCATAA